From Levilactobacillus zymae, a single genomic window includes:
- a CDS encoding mechanosensitive ion channel family protein: MQTAVTTALKSNQWFQNYLKSFNWESFLHLITTRFLSLLSLTILFLVINLVGKAILNRSFKRYLQNKDQSSNRLQTISMLTMNLFHYTILFFWIYAILSTLGVPVGTLVAGAGIFSLALGLGAQGFVSDLVTGISILMEQQLDVGDAVKIGTIEGTVTAIGLRTTQVTSADGTINFIPNRNITIISNRSRNNMRALVNIPIATTTPVEELRPIIDKVNAQLVPQHPSIIEEPAIIGIVTLPTGELVYQVVLMTKNGSQFNLQATFLTAYLKAIRQAGIHLPTHNLTPKA, encoded by the coding sequence ATCCAAACAGCCGTTACTACGGCGTTAAAATCGAATCAGTGGTTCCAAAACTACCTAAAATCGTTTAACTGGGAGTCCTTTCTCCACCTCATCACCACCCGTTTTTTATCCCTCTTGTCGCTAACGATCCTGTTCTTGGTGATCAACCTGGTCGGTAAAGCAATCCTTAACCGTAGCTTCAAGCGTTACCTCCAGAATAAGGACCAGTCCAGCAACCGGCTCCAGACCATCAGTATGCTAACCATGAACCTCTTTCACTACACCATCCTCTTCTTCTGGATCTACGCCATTCTCTCTACCCTGGGGGTTCCCGTAGGCACTCTGGTTGCCGGGGCCGGAATCTTTAGCCTGGCATTAGGACTAGGGGCCCAAGGGTTTGTTAGCGATCTGGTCACTGGCATTTCAATTCTGATGGAACAACAACTCGACGTGGGCGACGCGGTGAAGATTGGGACCATCGAAGGAACCGTCACCGCGATTGGGCTCCGGACCACTCAGGTCACCAGCGCCGACGGGACGATTAACTTCATCCCCAACCGGAACATCACCATTATCTCCAACCGCTCGCGCAACAATATGCGGGCCTTAGTGAACATTCCGATCGCCACCACCACACCGGTAGAAGAGCTGCGTCCCATCATCGACAAGGTCAATGCCCAGCTGGTGCCCCAACACCCCAGCATCATCGAGGAACCGGCCATTATTGGGATTGTGACCTTGCCCACCGGGGAATTAGTCTACCAAGTCGTCTTGATGACTAAAAATGGCAGCCAATTTAATCTCCAGGCAACCTTCTTAACCGCCTACCTCAAGGCAATTCGGCAGGCCGGGATCCACCTGCCAACCCATAATCTCACTCCCAAGGCTTAA
- a CDS encoding DUF948 domain-containing protein: MTGGQIAGLIAAIALLILVLFIGMFLVKLNKTLGELNRSMKTMTSDVDTLSHQTENIMANANELLADVNQKVAKIDPVFQAAADLGESVSDLNTATRKLTDRVGETAKKSATSSLAARVGKTAFDLYRSRSRKHQTND, translated from the coding sequence ATGACCGGTGGACAAATAGCAGGCTTGATTGCAGCGATTGCGTTGTTGATCTTGGTGCTCTTCATTGGGATGTTCTTAGTGAAGTTGAACAAAACGTTGGGCGAGTTGAATCGTTCAATGAAAACCATGACCAGTGATGTGGATACGTTGAGTCATCAGACGGAAAATATCATGGCCAACGCCAATGAATTATTGGCGGACGTGAACCAGAAGGTGGCCAAGATTGATCCCGTCTTTCAAGCGGCGGCTGACCTGGGAGAAAGCGTGTCCGATCTGAACACGGCGACCCGTAAATTAACGGACCGGGTAGGCGAGACCGCTAAGAAATCTGCCACGAGCTCATTAGCCGCTCGGGTGGGTAAGACGGCCTTTGACCTATACCGGAGCCGGAGTCGTAAGCACCAGACGAACGATTAA
- the racE gene encoding glutamate racemase: MRNAPIGFMDSGVGGLTILKEVQRLLPTEKTVYLGDQQRLPYGPRSPREVLTFTRQIATFLQRHDQIKLLVLACNTATAAALPALQQSLTIPVVGVIAPGARAAVQTTKTHQIGVIATAGTVKSQAYQRTITAQDPRNTVVSLACPELVQLAEANDLTSPHAQRVVADKLAPLQGTQIDTLVLGCTHFPLLRQVIQRVLGPGVQLVDPGTATANMVTALLDYWNLANSTGQPQPQATYYTTGDVTTFDRAANLWLDTAPVHAQAISLATLTQLDMEGE; encoded by the coding sequence ATGCGGAATGCACCAATTGGTTTTATGGATTCGGGAGTGGGCGGCTTAACCATCTTAAAGGAAGTTCAGCGGTTACTGCCCACGGAAAAGACGGTCTACTTGGGTGACCAGCAACGATTACCCTATGGTCCCCGGTCCCCCCGAGAAGTCTTAACGTTTACGCGCCAAATTGCGACGTTTTTGCAACGGCATGATCAGATAAAACTACTCGTACTGGCCTGTAACACGGCCACCGCGGCGGCACTACCGGCGTTACAGCAAAGCCTAACCATCCCGGTCGTGGGTGTCATCGCCCCCGGGGCCCGCGCGGCGGTTCAGACCACCAAAACCCATCAGATTGGGGTGATTGCGACGGCGGGGACCGTCAAGAGTCAGGCCTACCAGCGAACCATTACGGCGCAAGATCCACGTAATACGGTGGTGAGTCTGGCGTGCCCCGAACTGGTTCAGCTCGCTGAAGCCAATGACCTCACATCCCCCCACGCACAACGGGTGGTGGCAGACAAGTTAGCCCCGTTACAGGGAACCCAGATTGATACATTGGTCCTCGGGTGTACGCACTTTCCGCTCTTGCGGCAGGTGATCCAGCGAGTCCTGGGGCCCGGTGTACAACTAGTCGATCCCGGAACAGCAACGGCTAACATGGTCACGGCGCTGTTAGATTATTGGAATCTGGCGAATTCAACGGGGCAGCCGCAACCGCAGGCCACTTATTATACGACGGGGGACGTAACGACTTTCGACCGGGCGGCGAATCTTTGGTTAGACACCGCCCCGGTCCACGCACAAGCGATTTCTCTAGCGACGTTAACACAGCTTGATATGGAGGGTGAATAA
- a CDS encoding diguanylate cyclase, whose translation MAEITIFGKGNMGQAIGGLMTQGGNQVTYLGHADAVTTLGTIVILAVPYPAALAIAKANATQLAGKVVVDVTNPLDFDTWDGLVVPADSSATAQLAELLPESQVIKAFNTTFAGTLVAKQVGGAAPTKVLTAGDSTEAKQALAAALAGSDVAVIDAGSLKRARELEAYGFLQMTLAASEQISWNGGFAVLK comes from the coding sequence ATGGCAGAGATTACGATTTTTGGTAAGGGTAACATGGGACAGGCAATTGGTGGGTTGATGACTCAGGGGGGCAACCAAGTGACCTACTTGGGCCATGCCGATGCGGTAACGACGTTAGGGACCATCGTGATCTTGGCGGTGCCGTACCCGGCAGCGTTGGCCATTGCGAAGGCTAATGCCACCCAGTTGGCGGGCAAGGTTGTTGTGGATGTCACGAACCCGTTGGACTTTGACACTTGGGACGGTTTAGTGGTTCCGGCCGACAGTTCCGCGACGGCGCAATTGGCGGAACTATTACCTGAATCACAGGTCATTAAGGCGTTCAACACGACCTTTGCGGGAACGTTAGTGGCCAAGCAGGTTGGTGGCGCGGCACCGACTAAGGTTTTAACGGCCGGGGATTCCACCGAAGCTAAACAAGCGTTAGCCGCCGCCTTAGCGGGCAGTGACGTGGCCGTTATCGATGCGGGTTCACTGAAGCGTGCCCGCGAACTCGAGGCTTACGGGTTCTTGCAAATGACGTTAGCTGCCAGCGAACAGATTTCTTGGAACGGTGGTTTCGCCGTCTTAAAGTAA
- a CDS encoding YslB family protein encodes MKNLYQTVMSDAAGAPYLPQLIIRDALIPELLGDDKGAIGYWAGKSLARKFPLGNPKDAAVFFQQVGFGTLTLLKQTAEMSRWQLSGEPVKLRKQLKADNDFTLEAGFLAEMMAQQLGISAEAELVETTRKLRNQAVTFDVYTDPSDVIPDYDAPTPLAVISPTTPDTPATDQPQ; translated from the coding sequence GTGAAAAATTTATACCAAACCGTCATGAGCGACGCTGCGGGGGCGCCTTACCTGCCACAACTCATCATTCGGGACGCCCTTATTCCGGAATTATTGGGCGACGATAAGGGGGCCATCGGCTACTGGGCGGGTAAGTCCTTAGCCCGTAAATTCCCGTTGGGGAACCCCAAAGATGCGGCCGTCTTCTTCCAACAAGTGGGCTTTGGCACGTTAACCTTACTGAAGCAAACGGCCGAAATGAGCCGTTGGCAACTCAGTGGCGAACCCGTTAAGCTCCGCAAACAACTGAAGGCCGATAATGATTTCACTTTGGAGGCGGGCTTCTTAGCCGAAATGATGGCGCAACAACTCGGCATCAGTGCCGAGGCCGAATTGGTCGAAACCACCCGTAAATTGCGCAACCAGGCCGTCACGTTTGACGTCTATACGGACCCGAGTGACGTGATTCCTGATTACGACGCACCAACGCCGTTAGCCGTCATTTCCCCCACGACACCGGATACACCAGCTACCGACCAGCCACAATAA
- a CDS encoding XTP/dITP diphosphatase produces MEETLVIATTNAGKAREFRAIFEPKGITVKTLADFPQLPAVPETGKTFTENAKLKATAVAQATQLPVLADDSGLMVDALAGEPGIYSARYAGDHDDEKNKVKLLAKLEGVPATQRTAHFHTSLVLVKPNGHELITTGEVTGTILTAPRGTDGFGYDPLFYVPSEHQTFAEMPIAKKNQLSHRAKATAAMLQEFDAWWEA; encoded by the coding sequence ATGGAAGAAACGTTAGTCATTGCAACGACCAACGCCGGGAAAGCCCGGGAATTTCGAGCCATCTTTGAGCCTAAGGGCATCACGGTCAAAACATTGGCCGATTTTCCGCAGTTACCGGCCGTTCCCGAAACGGGGAAGACCTTTACCGAAAATGCCAAATTAAAGGCAACGGCGGTGGCTCAGGCGACGCAATTGCCCGTATTGGCCGATGATTCTGGATTGATGGTTGATGCGCTAGCCGGTGAACCGGGAATTTACTCGGCGCGGTATGCGGGGGATCACGATGACGAAAAAAATAAAGTAAAATTATTAGCTAAGTTGGAAGGGGTCCCGGCCACCCAACGGACCGCGCATTTCCATACCTCACTGGTCTTGGTTAAGCCTAATGGTCACGAGCTAATCACCACGGGCGAGGTCACCGGGACGATTCTAACTGCCCCGCGGGGAACCGACGGCTTTGGGTATGATCCGCTATTCTACGTGCCCAGTGAGCATCAGACCTTCGCGGAAATGCCCATTGCCAAGAAAAATCAGTTGAGTCACCGGGCTAAGGCGACGGCGGCGATGTTGCAGGAATTTGATGCATGGTGGGAGGCGTAA
- the cbpB gene encoding cyclic-di-AMP-binding protein CbpB — MLDPAVATLLRQNPKSYVISADKVANVTATNNLEHALMVLSKVGYTRIPVLSPDDHLQGMLALSAVTDRLLQVPGAAVDQLSGVLVSEVMQPIRHWVDDETKLETILNLLVDDPFIPLVDDEMTFRGIITRREILKRVNYLAHNLNKQYQVSPRADVAVGDSE; from the coding sequence ATGCTAGATCCTGCAGTTGCCACGTTATTGCGTCAAAATCCCAAGAGTTATGTGATTTCGGCGGACAAAGTGGCCAACGTTACGGCCACCAATAATCTGGAACATGCGTTAATGGTGCTCTCCAAGGTGGGGTACACCCGCATTCCGGTGCTCTCACCGGACGATCATTTGCAAGGAATGTTGGCGTTGTCGGCCGTGACGGACCGCCTGTTACAGGTTCCCGGTGCGGCCGTTGACCAATTGAGTGGGGTGCTGGTCTCCGAAGTGATGCAGCCCATTCGGCACTGGGTCGATGATGAAACCAAGTTGGAAACCATTCTCAATTTGTTGGTGGATGACCCCTTTATCCCGCTAGTTGACGACGAGATGACATTTCGGGGCATCATTACACGACGAGAAATCTTAAAACGCGTGAATTACTTAGCCCATAATCTGAACAAACAGTATCAGGTTAGCCCCCGGGCCGATGTGGCCGTGGGTGATTCTGAGTAA
- a CDS encoding metallophosphoesterase, with product MARWLVISDNHGDRTILETLSAQLAVDATFHCGDSELAADDPWFNGVAAVRGNMDSDERFPLVLTPEVSGCRVLLTHGHHDGVNWDLTQLALHAQAVGAQATFYGHTHQLAVEMTAGGLFLNPGSISQPRGEFRQLGGTCAVVTVTPDQWQVQYYTRDAQPVPKLHFTFDRK from the coding sequence ATGGCACGGTGGTTAGTAATTAGCGACAATCATGGCGATCGGACCATCTTAGAAACGTTAAGCGCGCAACTGGCTGTCGACGCAACTTTTCATTGCGGTGACTCGGAGTTAGCCGCCGATGATCCCTGGTTTAATGGCGTGGCAGCCGTACGAGGGAACATGGACAGCGATGAGCGCTTTCCACTAGTTCTGACGCCCGAAGTGAGTGGGTGTCGGGTGCTCCTGACGCATGGGCATCACGATGGCGTGAACTGGGATCTGACCCAGTTAGCCTTACATGCGCAGGCCGTAGGGGCTCAGGCGACCTTCTACGGGCACACCCATCAGTTGGCCGTGGAGATGACGGCGGGGGGCTTGTTTCTGAATCCCGGGAGCATCAGTCAGCCCCGCGGTGAGTTTCGCCAGCTAGGCGGGACCTGTGCCGTGGTGACGGTGACGCCGGACCAATGGCAGGTTCAGTATTACACCCGCGATGCCCAGCCCGTACCCAAATTACACTTTACGTTTGACCGTAAGTAA
- the trxA gene encoding thioredoxin → MVAETTDKTFEQDTATGVTLTDFWATWCGPCRMQSPVVEQLAEEMGDQVTFNKMDVDANPNTPQSFGIMSIPTLLVKKDGEVVDSIVGYHSKDQLKKILAQYTEA, encoded by the coding sequence ATGGTAGCAGAAACAACGGACAAGACCTTCGAACAAGATACGGCGACGGGCGTCACGCTCACCGACTTTTGGGCAACGTGGTGTGGTCCTTGTCGCATGCAATCACCAGTGGTGGAACAATTAGCCGAAGAGATGGGCGATCAGGTGACGTTCAATAAGATGGACGTTGATGCCAACCCGAACACCCCGCAATCCTTTGGTATTATGAGTATTCCAACGTTATTGGTGAAAAAGGACGGCGAAGTGGTGGACTCCATCGTGGGTTACCACTCCAAGGACCAATTAAAAAAGATTTTAGCGCAATACACCGAAGCCTAA
- a CDS encoding Xaa-Pro peptidase family protein, with amino-acid sequence MTKLEQIQQWTADQHADLTYLSNPKTIQYLTGFGSDPIERVLALVVFPDQDPFIFAPALEVEVIKETGWAFPVIGYLDHENPWAMIGDQIKQRHVNPAHIALEKGQLQVARMEALGAQFTAPAFDIDITSFIDHMRLIKSADEIKKLEIAGKWDDFAFEHGFAAVKAGKTEQSAVAELQYALMKEGIMEMSFGSLVQAGAHAAEPHGATNDTKFQNNELVLFDLGTVYDGYISDASRTVALGTPTAKQKEIYDVCLEAQLTAQAAVKPGMTAAELDKVARDIITKAGYGEYFIHRLGHGMGMSDHEFPSIMVGNDLVLEPGMCFSIEPGIYIPGVAGVRIEDCVHVTADGSLPFTHTSKELTYVG; translated from the coding sequence ATGACAAAACTCGAACAGATCCAGCAATGGACTGCTGATCAACACGCGGATCTAACCTACTTAAGTAATCCCAAAACGATTCAATATTTAACCGGCTTTGGGAGCGACCCCATCGAACGGGTCTTAGCTTTAGTGGTCTTCCCCGACCAAGATCCCTTCATCTTCGCACCAGCCTTAGAAGTTGAAGTCATCAAGGAAACGGGTTGGGCCTTCCCAGTCATCGGTTACCTGGATCACGAGAATCCTTGGGCCATGATTGGTGACCAAATCAAACAACGCCACGTTAACCCGGCGCACATCGCGTTGGAAAAAGGCCAACTGCAAGTCGCCCGCATGGAAGCCCTAGGCGCCCAATTCACCGCTCCGGCCTTCGATATCGACATTACCAGCTTCATCGACCACATGCGCCTGATTAAGTCGGCTGACGAAATCAAAAAGCTCGAAATTGCTGGTAAGTGGGACGATTTCGCCTTCGAACACGGGTTTGCGGCCGTCAAGGCGGGCAAGACGGAACAATCCGCCGTGGCCGAACTGCAATACGCTTTAATGAAGGAAGGCATCATGGAAATGTCCTTCGGGAGCCTGGTGCAAGCCGGCGCCCACGCCGCCGAACCGCACGGCGCCACCAACGATACCAAGTTCCAAAACAACGAACTGGTCTTGTTTGACTTAGGAACGGTCTACGACGGCTACATCTCCGACGCTTCCCGGACGGTGGCCCTAGGCACGCCGACCGCCAAGCAAAAGGAAATCTACGACGTCTGCCTCGAAGCACAATTAACGGCCCAAGCCGCCGTGAAACCGGGCATGACCGCCGCCGAACTCGACAAGGTCGCCCGTGACATCATCACCAAGGCCGGCTACGGCGAATACTTCATTCACCGGTTAGGTCACGGGATGGGGATGAGTGATCACGAATTTCCATCCATCATGGTGGGCAACGACCTGGTCTTAGAACCAGGGATGTGCTTCTCCATCGAACCCGGCATCTACATCCCAGGGGTCGCCGGTGTCCGGATTGAAGACTGCGTCCACGTCACGGCCGACGGGAGCTTACCGTTCACCCACACGTCTAAAGAATTAACTTACGTAGGCTAA
- a CDS encoding Rrf2 family transcriptional regulator has protein sequence MANTQLSDTLHVLTYVAYFGGRKITSQEMASSLATSPSLVRKIMANLKQHGLLVQTHGTTNLALARDPQAITLRDVYRTLPGNPALLNVDRHTSEHCPVGVAMPQTLTHYYSEVQAAAEAQMARISLQDILNDVRLQTT, from the coding sequence ATGGCAAATACCCAACTCAGCGATACCCTCCACGTCCTAACCTACGTGGCCTATTTTGGGGGGCGGAAGATTACCAGTCAGGAAATGGCGAGCAGTCTCGCAACGTCTCCCAGCTTGGTGCGTAAGATCATGGCCAACCTCAAGCAACACGGTCTTTTAGTGCAGACCCACGGGACCACGAATTTGGCGTTAGCCCGCGATCCTCAAGCCATCACGCTGCGGGACGTCTACCGAACCTTGCCCGGTAACCCCGCCCTACTGAACGTGGACCGGCACACCTCCGAGCACTGCCCGGTTGGCGTGGCCATGCCACAAACGTTGACCCACTACTACAGCGAGGTTCAAGCCGCTGCCGAGGCCCAAATGGCCCGCATTTCGTTACAGGACATTCTGAACGACGTTCGCTTGCAAACCACTTAA